From a region of the Roseivirga sp. 4D4 genome:
- a CDS encoding PadR family transcriptional regulator: MGKYSIGEFEEVILLTVAVLYENAYGISIKEDIEKRLDRKVSVGAMRTALSRLEKKGFLKSEFGEATAIRGGKRKRFFRVTPHGKKALDKVMEDRKKLWGAIPSMAFDFKIT; encoded by the coding sequence ATGGGTAAATATTCAATAGGAGAGTTCGAGGAGGTCATTCTACTTACAGTGGCTGTACTCTATGAAAATGCCTACGGTATATCGATTAAAGAAGACATTGAAAAGCGATTAGACCGAAAGGTTAGCGTAGGTGCTATGCGTACAGCGCTGAGTCGCCTGGAAAAGAAGGGTTTCCTGAAGTCTGAGTTTGGCGAAGCCACTGCGATTAGAGGTGGTAAGCGCAAACGCTTCTTTAGAGTAACACCTCACGGAAAGAAGGCATTAGATAAGGTAATGGAAGATAGAAAGAAGTTATGGGGCGCTATACCCTCGATGGCTTTCGATTTTAAAATCACATGA
- a CDS encoding FtsX-like permease family protein yields MNNSFQTVLPKLPLRFLKWFCSPDLIEDVEGDLSELFAIRQEKSKVKARFWFYLDVLLLFRPGIIKQVEFNKGLNQYSMLSNYLKIAFRNALRYKGYTFLNLFGLVVGIASTMLVLMWIDDERSIDKFHENGDEIYQVFRNMKQSNGMVSTTTSTPKPLGDLVRDEYSEVDQVVWLSQTREIKIQLEDQLIDEGGSFASPEVLDMFTFEMLLGDESTALSNVSNIVIAESVALKYFGQNWRNEAMGKILRIEDAFDAIVSGVFKDLGDKSTLDFNWLMNAQVFIGANSWVNDWGNGSFMTFIRISDESKVQTVSDKILMEIKDHTVGNPNAGDEEVIIYKFEDTYLYSKFDNGVVSGGRIDFVRIMTIVAIFILIVACINFMNLTTARSSRRSKEIGLRKVMGAPRKSIRTQFYFEAFLLTLIAVVISVFVVIMAMPYFNDLVGKQLSIDFSDQRTWYFLIGLTFSVGLVSGSYPAVLLPAISIVQSIKGAMKQPSYAAYFRKGLVIFQFAVSTLLIIGTTVVYKQIDYVLNKDLGLNKDNLLAVAIDQGILGRLDTYKSELMRLPDVKAVSAASGNPLDYGRSTSSTNWEGKNPADGYEVNVMLTDEDLISTMGMEMLKGRDFSLQLEDSTNFIINEVAAEMMGFDDPLGKKLSFWGIDGRIIGVVKNFHMRNLYEPIAPLIITCIDPQRSNVVLVRIGDNMSETISAIEKVTAGLSPDSEFEYQFIDEAYEESYRNEKTVSKLANIFALISILISSLGLFGLASYSAEQRSREIGVRKVHGASVLQILMLLSKDYSKLILIAFVVSVPFGYMVTQNWLDDFEFRTSLDPLVFIIAGIVAFLIGVLTVAAKSYQAASVNPVRSLKQE; encoded by the coding sequence ATGAATAACTCATTCCAAACAGTTCTGCCAAAGCTGCCACTTCGGTTTTTGAAGTGGTTTTGCAGCCCCGATCTCATCGAGGATGTAGAGGGTGATTTGTCTGAACTGTTTGCCATTCGACAAGAGAAGAGCAAGGTCAAAGCAAGATTCTGGTTTTATCTGGATGTATTGCTACTCTTTCGCCCTGGTATTATTAAGCAAGTAGAATTCAACAAAGGTCTAAACCAATACAGTATGTTAAGCAACTATTTAAAAATCGCATTTAGGAATGCCCTCAGGTACAAGGGCTATACTTTTTTAAACCTCTTTGGTCTGGTCGTAGGAATTGCCTCGACCATGCTCGTTTTGATGTGGATTGACGATGAAAGAAGCATCGATAAATTTCATGAAAATGGGGATGAGATTTATCAAGTCTTCAGAAATATGAAGCAGTCTAATGGGATGGTGTCCACCACTACTTCTACCCCTAAGCCGCTTGGCGATTTGGTCAGAGATGAGTACTCCGAAGTGGATCAAGTAGTATGGCTCAGCCAGACAAGGGAGATTAAAATCCAACTGGAAGATCAGCTTATCGATGAGGGGGGCAGTTTTGCTAGTCCAGAAGTACTAGATATGTTCACCTTTGAAATGCTTCTGGGAGATGAGTCAACCGCCCTCTCTAACGTGAGTAATATCGTTATTGCTGAAAGCGTGGCCCTGAAGTACTTTGGTCAGAACTGGAGGAACGAGGCCATGGGGAAAATCTTAAGAATTGAAGACGCATTTGACGCCATAGTCAGTGGAGTTTTTAAGGACTTAGGTGATAAGTCTACCTTGGATTTCAATTGGCTTATGAATGCTCAGGTCTTCATCGGTGCTAATAGCTGGGTCAATGATTGGGGAAATGGGAGTTTCATGACCTTTATACGTATCAGTGATGAAAGCAAGGTTCAAACCGTTTCGGATAAGATCCTGATGGAAATTAAAGACCACACAGTGGGCAATCCAAATGCAGGTGATGAAGAGGTTATCATCTACAAGTTTGAAGACACCTATCTCTACTCAAAATTTGATAACGGTGTGGTTTCAGGAGGTAGAATCGATTTTGTAAGAATCATGACCATTGTAGCCATTTTCATATTGATTGTGGCCTGTATCAATTTCATGAATTTGACTACCGCCAGATCGAGTAGAAGGTCAAAGGAGATCGGGCTACGTAAGGTCATGGGTGCTCCAAGGAAATCGATTAGAACCCAGTTCTACTTCGAGGCTTTTTTATTAACCTTGATTGCCGTTGTGATCTCGGTGTTTGTAGTAATAATGGCAATGCCCTACTTCAACGATCTGGTGGGTAAACAATTGAGTATAGACTTTTCGGATCAAAGGACTTGGTATTTCCTTATAGGCCTGACTTTTTCAGTAGGACTTGTTTCAGGTAGTTACCCAGCAGTACTACTACCCGCGATTAGCATTGTTCAGTCCATCAAGGGGGCTATGAAGCAGCCCTCTTATGCAGCGTATTTTAGAAAAGGACTTGTAATCTTTCAGTTCGCGGTATCTACACTACTAATTATTGGAACTACTGTAGTTTACAAACAAATCGATTATGTGCTCAATAAGGATTTAGGACTTAATAAAGACAATCTTCTGGCTGTTGCTATTGACCAGGGTATTTTGGGTCGCTTAGATACTTACAAAAGCGAGTTGATGAGGTTGCCAGATGTCAAAGCCGTCAGTGCTGCCTCTGGAAACCCGCTGGATTATGGCAGATCGACAAGTTCTACGAATTGGGAAGGTAAAAATCCAGCAGATGGGTATGAAGTCAATGTCATGCTCACAGATGAAGACTTAATCTCTACCATGGGTATGGAAATGCTTAAAGGCCGAGATTTCTCTTTGCAACTTGAGGACTCCACCAATTTTATTATCAATGAAGTGGCTGCTGAAATGATGGGTTTCGATGATCCTCTGGGTAAAAAATTATCCTTCTGGGGGATTGATGGAAGAATCATAGGAGTAGTTAAAAACTTTCATATGAGAAACCTCTATGAACCCATTGCTCCATTAATTATAACCTGCATCGATCCACAGCGGTCTAATGTGGTGCTAGTAAGAATTGGGGACAATATGAGCGAAACCATTAGCGCTATAGAGAAAGTTACAGCTGGTCTAAGTCCTGACTCTGAGTTCGAATATCAGTTTATTGATGAGGCCTATGAGGAAAGCTACCGCAATGAAAAGACTGTGAGCAAACTAGCGAATATTTTTGCGCTTATCTCGATTTTGATTTCCAGCCTGGGGCTCTTTGGTCTAGCTTCTTATTCGGCTGAGCAAAGATCTCGAGAGATTGGGGTAAGAAAGGTACATGGGGCCTCAGTGCTACAAATCTTGATGCTTTTGTCTAAAGATTACTCTAAGCTTATTTTAATAGCCTTTGTTGTATCAGTACCTTTTGGATATATGGTGACACAAAACTGGCTCGATGACTTTGAGTTCAGAACCTCTCTGGATCCTCTGGTTTTCATTATCGCTGGCATTGTGGCTTTTCTGATCGGTGTACTTACAGTAGCTGCTAAATCTTATCAAGCGGCTTCTGTTAATCCTGTCCGTTCATTGAAGCAGGAGTAG
- a CDS encoding RNA polymerase sigma factor has product MTKQDFKKCFDNWFEEIRNYVNYRCCDSELATDIVQEAFVKLWEKDFEYQGDRTKGLIYKMANDLWINHYRKTKTERKYRLSLSWKEGSHETENDVNYKELKGQYEKALSGLSEKRRAVFLMSRMEDLKYTEIAERLEISVKAVEKRMTLALQELRQVLNHGK; this is encoded by the coding sequence TTGACCAAGCAAGATTTTAAAAAGTGTTTCGATAACTGGTTCGAAGAAATTCGAAACTATGTGAACTACCGCTGCTGCGATTCAGAGCTGGCAACGGATATCGTTCAGGAAGCATTCGTGAAGCTGTGGGAGAAGGATTTTGAATACCAAGGGGATAGAACGAAGGGTTTGATCTACAAAATGGCCAATGACCTGTGGATCAATCACTATAGAAAGACAAAGACAGAGCGTAAATATCGATTGTCACTTTCTTGGAAAGAAGGTAGTCATGAAACGGAGAATGATGTTAATTATAAGGAGCTAAAAGGTCAGTATGAAAAGGCCTTGTCAGGCTTATCGGAGAAACGAAGAGCGGTTTTTTTAATGAGCAGAATGGAGGATCTAAAGTATACTGAAATCGCTGAAAGATTAGAGATATCTGTCAAAGCCGTTGAAAAGCGGATGACGTTGGCTTTGCAAGAATTAAGACAAGTGTTGAATCATGGAAAATAA
- a CDS encoding FecR family protein, whose amino-acid sequence MENNKRDKDLTSAEEQKLFSKLEFSYAKSKDDVWAGLNDLIGEETKEELPVKEGKLVRMNWVSMSIAASMVLLLTYGLFARFYTKTVEVGAGEFTSHVLPDGSQVHLNAASSIKYAPYWWKFNRKVKLNGEAFFEVEKGERFTVYSSLGTTEVLGTKFNIYARGLDYEVYCESGKVGVSNEFSDQVVLLPGESVKLNIERLEKEDANAEKEAILAWRNNEFNYNTTPFSKVFSDLERHYGVRIELEDESIANEEYTGVIERPKSAIEALKTILVGYNLAPSEKGRQTYLIKRK is encoded by the coding sequence ATGGAAAATAATAAGCGAGATAAGGATTTGACCTCGGCTGAAGAGCAAAAGCTCTTCTCGAAGCTGGAGTTTTCTTATGCCAAGTCAAAAGATGACGTTTGGGCAGGCTTAAATGATTTGATTGGTGAGGAGACTAAGGAGGAACTGCCTGTCAAGGAAGGCAAATTGGTTCGAATGAATTGGGTTTCTATGAGTATCGCGGCTTCCATGGTATTACTTCTGACTTATGGGCTTTTTGCCAGGTTCTATACTAAAACCGTTGAGGTAGGGGCGGGAGAATTTACAAGCCATGTATTGCCGGATGGTTCACAAGTACATTTGAATGCGGCATCTTCCATAAAATACGCTCCTTACTGGTGGAAATTTAATCGAAAGGTCAAATTAAACGGTGAAGCCTTTTTTGAAGTCGAAAAGGGAGAGCGATTTACCGTCTACTCTAGCCTTGGAACCACAGAGGTCTTAGGAACAAAGTTTAATATTTATGCGCGTGGTTTAGATTACGAAGTTTATTGCGAAAGTGGAAAGGTTGGGGTCAGTAATGAGTTTTCAGATCAGGTGGTATTACTTCCTGGGGAGTCAGTAAAACTAAATATTGAACGACTTGAAAAAGAAGATGCAAACGCTGAGAAAGAAGCCATACTGGCCTGGAGAAATAATGAGTTTAACTACAATACAACCCCTTTTTCAAAGGTGTTCTCTGATTTAGAGAGACATTATGGGGTTAGGATAGAATTGGAAGATGAGAGCATTGCAAATGAAGAATATACAGGTGTAATAGAAAGGCCTAAATCGGCAATTGAGGCGCTGAAGACGATTCTGGTAGGTTATAATCTGGCTCCATCAGAAAAAGGTCGTCAGACCTATTTGATCAAAAGAAAATGA
- a CDS encoding TonB-dependent receptor plug domain-containing protein, which produces MTKSIAQSIRLDYQDELLNEILLDLNDRYDVQISINSKLSNACSITISETFSSIDLALEALGARCNLEVVRIGEVYAFRVYEAPEEEPKRTTYLFQGVALEQDSGEPLPFAILSTSDRNLITDENGRFSFKSFLSEQKVKLRSLGYHEQDTLLQSGEALQISLKPRVTTLDDVVVTGNRGSAPVTNIGQKSGYIQLNDVGNNLVPGLSNNLVFNNLRQYPGITAAGESIADFVIWGSYAGQNHVIYDGISLFNSWGINDDMGRVNPYMIKHVEVYKGGYNVPYGDRVGGVVMIDGKFGNTTQLEAGGSLTNQLVSAYVNIPLFNGSSAFQIAGRKTLSEELDLASGFDGDTTLIVPGYSYNDLHLKFSSNLSQNDRLEVSSVISTDSYQGTLRTRVTRQPVFQGVKVNSEQIGTSLKYVRSWSNGGLSSVILSRSRYSPKLVTNYFVDRNVFSPVRELRADNWTNLIVENRSRITHTFAATKAHQFQLNLEYIDNEASFGASEGDNIVDTSIEELSRVSVYGYDQIQWSNNFSIQVGLKAELPSEGSEVYWQPRVNARVDLSKKWNAHIGWGIYNQFISRNSVVDELGNRADVWQVSNGSSIPVLESVHNVVGVGFRDEDFEMSLEAFYKTTNGFTRYFVSRRRESFIGEGDSKAKGIDLFARKHIGNHVIWLSYSLSEVEERFGVDDRKSAYRDAPQNQLHELKAAVILNLNPFELSMTNVYGSGFSNNTFAWNRQDFEPYWRTDLALQYRFQSMKRNLEAGVSILNLFNNRNVRLNQSVSVPGGDVINTVGVPFTPTLYLNVGIR; this is translated from the coding sequence ATGACAAAGTCAATTGCACAATCTATTCGTCTTGATTATCAGGACGAATTGTTGAATGAAATTCTATTGGATTTAAACGATCGCTACGATGTCCAGATTTCTATCAACTCTAAACTATCCAATGCCTGCTCCATTACGATCAGTGAGACCTTTTCAAGCATTGATCTGGCATTAGAAGCACTGGGCGCTCGATGTAATCTTGAGGTTGTGCGCATTGGTGAAGTCTATGCTTTTCGAGTGTATGAGGCGCCTGAAGAAGAGCCAAAGCGGACAACGTATTTGTTTCAAGGCGTGGCTTTGGAGCAAGATTCTGGAGAACCTTTGCCCTTTGCAATCCTCAGTACTTCTGATAGGAACCTAATCACCGATGAAAACGGAAGGTTCTCCTTTAAGTCATTCCTTTCAGAGCAAAAAGTCAAGCTTAGAAGCTTGGGGTATCACGAACAAGATACATTACTCCAGTCAGGAGAAGCATTGCAGATAAGCTTAAAGCCCAGAGTAACTACTTTAGATGACGTAGTCGTCACCGGCAACCGAGGAAGTGCACCTGTAACGAATATTGGGCAAAAGAGCGGCTACATTCAATTGAATGATGTGGGAAACAACCTGGTGCCTGGCCTTAGCAATAACTTGGTCTTCAACAACCTGAGACAATACCCTGGTATTACAGCCGCGGGCGAATCGATTGCGGACTTTGTGATTTGGGGATCTTATGCCGGACAAAATCATGTGATCTACGATGGTATCAGTCTTTTCAATAGCTGGGGTATCAATGACGATATGGGGAGAGTAAACCCCTATATGATCAAGCATGTGGAGGTGTATAAAGGAGGCTATAATGTCCCTTATGGGGATAGGGTCGGAGGCGTGGTTATGATTGACGGCAAGTTCGGCAATACCACTCAACTAGAGGCAGGAGGTAGTCTTACGAATCAACTTGTCAGTGCCTATGTGAATATCCCCTTGTTCAATGGTTCGTCCGCTTTCCAAATTGCAGGTAGAAAGACATTGTCAGAGGAGCTAGATCTGGCGTCAGGCTTTGATGGTGATACTACGCTGATCGTGCCAGGGTACAGTTATAACGATTTGCACCTCAAGTTTTCCTCTAACCTAAGTCAAAATGATCGCTTAGAGGTGAGTTCTGTGATTAGTACTGATTCTTACCAGGGAACCCTGAGAACAAGGGTCACACGACAACCTGTTTTTCAAGGTGTTAAAGTCAACTCCGAACAGATTGGTACTTCGTTGAAGTATGTAAGAAGCTGGTCAAATGGAGGGCTTTCTTCCGTGATTTTATCCAGAAGCAGGTATTCCCCTAAACTGGTTACAAATTACTTTGTGGATAGAAATGTCTTTTCTCCTGTCAGAGAACTCAGAGCCGACAATTGGACCAACCTGATCGTAGAAAACCGAAGCCGGATCACACATACATTTGCCGCTACAAAGGCGCATCAGTTCCAATTGAACCTTGAATATATCGATAATGAGGCCTCTTTTGGTGCAAGTGAAGGAGATAATATTGTAGATACTTCCATCGAGGAACTTAGCAGGGTCTCAGTTTATGGGTATGATCAGATTCAATGGTCAAATAACTTCTCGATACAAGTTGGACTAAAAGCGGAATTACCCTCTGAAGGTAGTGAGGTCTACTGGCAACCGAGAGTGAATGCCAGGGTTGACCTTTCAAAAAAGTGGAATGCACATATAGGTTGGGGAATTTACAATCAGTTTATCTCCAGAAACTCTGTGGTCGATGAATTGGGGAATAGAGCAGATGTCTGGCAAGTATCGAACGGGTCTTCCATTCCGGTATTAGAGTCGGTTCATAATGTAGTGGGTGTTGGGTTCCGAGATGAAGATTTTGAAATGAGTCTTGAAGCTTTTTATAAAACTACGAATGGGTTTACGAGATACTTCGTCAGTCGTAGGAGAGAATCGTTTATTGGTGAGGGGGATTCCAAAGCGAAGGGTATTGATCTTTTTGCCAGAAAGCACATTGGCAATCATGTGATCTGGCTTTCATATTCACTTTCAGAAGTCGAGGAGAGGTTTGGAGTTGATGATAGAAAAAGCGCCTACAGAGATGCCCCTCAAAACCAGTTGCATGAGCTTAAAGCCGCTGTTATTCTGAATCTAAATCCCTTTGAATTATCAATGACTAATGTTTATGGGTCAGGTTTCTCCAACAATACTTTTGCCTGGAACCGACAAGATTTCGAGCCCTATTGGAGAACCGATCTGGCACTTCAATACCGTTTTCAATCCATGAAAAGAAACCTAGAGGCCGGAGTGTCTATTTTGAACCTATTCAATAACCGAAACGTGAGATTAAACCAATCAGTGAGTGTTCCTGGTGGCGATGTTATCAATACTGTGGGGGTTCCTTTTACGCCTACTCTGTATCTGAATGTCGGGATACGCTAG
- a CDS encoding nuclear transport factor 2 family protein, whose amino-acid sequence MSYKEQVIDAEELLKKAMIQADCALLETLLHDEMSFAIPTGEVITKSQELQNYRSGQMKVHDLQTSDQEISEMGETVSVSVLAHLRGSYQENPIQGKFRFIRFWKMTSEGPKIIAGSSSPAEIK is encoded by the coding sequence ATGTCTTACAAAGAACAAGTCATTGATGCCGAAGAGCTCCTTAAAAAGGCCATGATCCAGGCCGATTGTGCATTGCTTGAGACGCTATTACATGATGAAATGAGTTTTGCGATACCGACTGGAGAAGTGATTACAAAAAGTCAGGAACTTCAAAATTATCGCTCTGGCCAGATGAAGGTCCACGACCTACAAACCAGCGATCAAGAAATTAGTGAAATGGGTGAAACTGTTTCTGTCTCCGTCCTAGCGCACTTGAGAGGTAGCTATCAGGAGAACCCAATTCAAGGAAAATTTCGGTTTATCAGGTTTTGGAAAATGACGAGTGAAGGCCCCAAGATTATTGCAGGCAGCAGCTCACCTGCCGAGATTAAATGA